taaaaaaaatatgggtgtattttacagaaatgtaCAGTGTTCCTTAATATAACAAAACGATGTTCCCCCAATGAAAGTCTTACAACAAACAGAGAAGAAGACACACacaaaagtaaataaatgcAGAGGAATGTTTTAACCATTCGACAGCTCATTCATTATGTAGTTGCAAAAAGATATAATAAAGCTTTCACAAACTGGAATATTTCAGAGCCTCCCAGCTTAGACTCGCCATAAACTCTATCCACAAATGTTATGGGTACCTGAAACAAATATACAATGATGAATGAAAACTGAGCAACTCACAGGGATAAAATGAAAATCTTCATTTTAAGTTTGAAATAACTAAGGTGTAgttgatcaattatttttttaatcattcatCGATAAAAGATGACCGCCACAGTtaatttagtgaattttcttctgacaCTGCAGGTTAAGTGGCAATTCAGATTCATACTtgaatcaatgtaaaaaattgataaatacttTTCCCTCCAAAACTTTTGATATTATATTGATTGCATTACTTAGGTCTGACTTTTTACTTACAAAATTATATgtatatcaatggctaaatgcaaataatgcaaattttaattgcAAGGTTTCAACATTTCTGATTTTCCTTGAGAAAAACTGATCTAAATGTTTCctagcaatggagatgttgcatgtgtgaggaatttgcgatttgactaataattcttatataaaagtttgcgagaaaaacgatggtgccactgcttttccctgaaatcaactcccaagctcaaaaaagctctcaagttgaggccaaaattaaGAGGATATCCCtagctgtcctgagagtccacctgtacatccagacaaactctccatgcaaagatagggagcaagtacattagcagggttgccgtgttttcagttttggagtccccaaataaagtggcagcgctgtcaaagtatttgctccctatctttgcatggagagtttgtctggaTGTACAGGTGGACACTCAGGACAGCAAAGGATATCTCCttaattttggcctcaacttgagagctttttttgagcttgggagttgatttcagggaaaagcagtggcaccatcgtgtttctcacaaacttttacataagaataaatagttaaattgtaaattcctcacacatgcaacatctccattctgtacaattttttagtgattaaaaaaattcacggaaaatttcaatagaaactTTTGGTTGGTTTTTTGTTGAGGAAATAATTAAGTGAACAAAGGAAAAACCAATTTTGTCTCCACTTACCTCACCAACACTGAATCCTAACTGTCGGGCTCGGACTATCATTTCCATCTGGAAGACATAACCTTTAGAGACACAAGCAGATACCAATTTTTCTAGAACTGGCTTTTTATACAAtctgaaaaagagaaataagaACTATCAAGTCAGGGTCCAAACCTCAagttatttcacaaaaatggcATGATGTTCAAAAGATGGGGAtgaattttgactgaaaaagcaaaaaaatgagaaacaaatgAATGTAACAAAACAGCAATTTGAGTCAAACATGAATGACTCCATTTGTATGTTTATAGTTGATCAAGTTTTGCAGTTTATGATTGTGTTACTTTAAAGAAAAGACTAAAAACCACATTCGCTTTTAAGTGTTTAGTATTAATAGGTATTAATAATTTCACTGAAGAGAAATTTTTGTTGGATAAAGTAAAAGAATTCGTTTATGAGTTTCTCATGGAAAACATTCTCTGGTCCAAAGATTCCAATTGGGGAAAAAACCAATTTAGTTCCAAGCAAACAGAGGACTTATGGTTAAGTACATTTTGATCCAACAACAGGGAGTCCTTAACATGATGCATCAGAATTTTCATTTGCTTTTTCTCCAAAACTACTGACTTTcggaattgcaaaattttcaaaatgtcctTAACAAGGTTTGATTAaacattttaatacattttttgtgcCAAAACATTTGTAAATAAATTCTCTGTGATGGATACCAATGATGacatttgaggaaatttggcaattaggTTTCTTTGCTTATGGGTGGTCACTCACAAATATACAAAAGATTGGAAGTAGAGATTTTATATGCCAACAAATTATAGTTAGGTacccagaaaaaaaatttccacaaaaattgctTGTTACCTGAAACTTCCAGTTAGATCAGAGGCACCTGGTCTTAAAAGTAACTGTGACAGGAAATTGGCACCACGACTCACTAACTTTCTTTTGAAGTCCCAACCGTAAACACCACCATCACCCATGTATCTAGTGCCCGAAACAACATCAAAATCttctgatttttgtttttcaatgaatttagggatgaattttggctgaaaaagcaaaaagagaaagaaaaaaatgagaaacacaTTATTGTAACAACACAGCAATTAGAGTCAAACATGAATGACTCCATTCGCATGTTTGAGCTTGATCAAGTTTGGCAGTTTATGACTGTGTTTCTTTTAAGAAAAGACTTAATGCCACATTTACTTTAAAGTATttagttttaagttttaatCATTGGTTTTACCACATATTTATAAGAATTTGCTAtttgatgaggaaaaaatacaaattaaagaaaaaacttttcGGTACAGACCAAGGGCTGTTCTTCAGCTCCTCAAAATATGTACAGCACCAGATGAGTATGAGAGCTATGGAGCAGCAACCTCTGTAAAGGCTCCAGCATTCTTCTCTTTTTGTGTTGAACTTCACAgttggacgtacttctatcaaagagaactatgtgtagggggaaagatagggtgtgctcgttagagctccggccataagaatgaatgggaaaatataaagcgccagtgatgAAGCCACCGCGCCGTCGACTAACTTATGAGCCGCGTCCACAATGCTCTAaatacatgcccacggctcatgcactatgcacataattccgtttgacagaacgtgaaATCCCACTTCTCCAATTCAGCAATCGGAACTGTGAGCCAACTAAAAGCAGCacccatgagccgtgggcatgtatctagagcgttgtggacacggctcatgagttagttACGACGGCGCGGCAGCTTcatcactggcgctttatactTTCCCATTctttcttatggcccgagcactaacgagaaCATCCCATCTTTCTTCCTGCACATAGTTCTccttgatagaaatacgtccagttataaTCTAGTTTTCTAGATAGTTAGACTAGCTAGAGAATTGTTCATGTTGTGAGACAGTCAATTATGTGCTACGGCTGAATTCATGTAACCGCGACCAAGCATTCTTGTGGGTTTTAAGTGGGGCATAGAATCTTCAAAATAATACTTACATGATGTGATAAATCAGCATCcatgataataataaaatttccagatgcgTGTTTCATGCCATGAATGTAAGCAGTACCTAAACCTAATTTCTTCTCTCTGGGTTTTAAGACCtggaaaaaaacgaagagaGGAAATGCTAAATTGgttcaaaaaacaagaaaaaaaaatttccctcacACGTTCAGAACTGAAGAGAAAACAAGGGAAGATCTATCTGAGCAATAGTTAAGATCCTTGATTCCGATTTCCACATTTGATCAAAGGGATAAGGACATCCGTCCAGATGAGATTACAATTTTTGTGCATCTCTCTGGAAGAAGGTTTTAATACTTTCGGGCGGAAAAGATAGTTGTAAGATTTATTGATAAAAAATTCTTCTACTATGGTAAGTAATGAACAACTACTGATAGCATTTCATCGAGGAACTAAGAAATTCAATTAGATAATTTCGGAGAACCGTAGGtacaagaaaaatttcaaaaaccacaaaaataaGTATCCACTTGGGCATAAATTGTGAATATTGTGGATGTGTTTTGCCAGCCCCTCTGCTCCAGCATCCTCCGAACTTCTCAGCGCGACTCCAGTTGCGCTAAGGATGCCAGAGTGTAGAACTGGCGAAATTAAACCCCAATACTGACAATTTAAGTGCAAGAGAATACTTATTCAAGTAATTTAGTGATGCTTCAGCACTAGAGGGACTTACTATTTTATCTGCACCATAAATTTTTTGCAATTGTTTAGCTGCATCTTGAGTGCCATCTGGACTTCCATCATCAATAACAATAACTTCATAGTCAAAGCCACTGAAacattcaaaggaaaaatttggTCAGGAAACAAATAGTTACTTGGTAATTGTGATAAAATTTTGCCGGGCTTGCTGGGTAAATACGTCAATTCAGTTTCAAGATAGGTAGATATCACTTAAAATACATCCCTTCTTGCTGCAGGGGAATGACAAGTTTTGTTTGGCACTTATTTAACTGACTTTGTTACAGGATCATAAATACCTGGTAAGACTGTGTAAAAATTCCTCAATAATAAAGAGATTGAGAATCTTCCTAGGCTATGTTAGTATGGAAAGGGTGAATACACATTCAAGGTGCGCAACACCAGTTTCTTCGAGTGTTTTTGATATTGTTGATGTACTTACCCATGCTAAACCATTGATATAATGCAGACTGCTCATAAATAGATCATCAAAATGACGTCCCAAGTTTAAGAGGTCCCTTATTTTCCTATTCGACTGTCAATCAAAACACTTGTAAGTATCTGTAGATATTGCTGAGCTTAGCGTAACTGCACACCCAACACAAAATACTTTCTACATCCTGAGTGATGGGAGGTTGCAGGATCACTCAATACGCATAAGAattctattgaaaaaataaggaaTGAATTATTATTGCATTAAGTTGCTTTAGCTTGGCTTACAATAAAAATACCAAGTTGTGATAAGAACCAATTCTCACCTTTTTTCCATAGTTTGGACAATGAGCCAAATGATGATGGGTAAATTTTCACACTCATTGTAAGTAGGTAAAAGGATAGAATATTTGTCTTGCGACATTTTCAGTCATTAAGAGTTCCAAAACTAGTAATAATTCTACCTAAATTCTTATCACACGAGTTCTTATCTTTCAAATTCGTGGCACAGAGGAATTATTCGAATTATCGTCACAGAAATAATCGCATATGTCCGATGTTTTCGGAACAAATAGTATtctaaaagatccggaacaGATCCGGAACCATCATAAAACAGCACccctgaatttacgcgactcaCGATGAATTATGGACGATGCAGCAATTCGACAACATTGATAGAGATTTGCcctttggattttctcgaaattttccgaggatggtcctgGGAGTCTATACTTAATATTTAATCCATCAAATCGGATGAActaatgaaattgatgaaacgacagagctcgctccgaatttacgcgactcgcgaTTATGGATGATGCAGCAATTCGGCaatattgcatgaaattttccccttggattttctcgaaattttccgaggatggtcctgGGAGTCCATACTTAATATTTAATCCATCAAATCGGATGAActaatgaaattgatgaaacgacAGAGCCAGCTCCGAATATACGCGACTCGTGAATTATGGATGATGCAGCAATTCGGCaatattgcatgaaattttcccctttgatattctcgaaattttccgtgGATGGTCCTGAGTGTCCATCCTCAATATCTAATGTAAATGGGATGAACAAATGCAATGGTGACAGCCTCAGAGCCTGCTCCGCATTTACGCGACTTGTTTCGTATGGATGATGGGTGCGGCCACATTGCTTGAGATTAACAAATTAAATTGATGAAACGACAGAGCCAtagctccgaatttacgcgactcgcgaaTTATGGATGATGGAGCAACTTGCCATTATTGCGTGAAATTTCCtccttggattttctcgaaattttccgaggttGGTCCTGGGACTCCATACTAAATATATAATCTGTCAAATGGGGTGcacaaatgaaattgatgaaacgacAGAGCTCGCTCCGAATTTAAGCGACTCGACTCGCATGGAtgatcaatcaatcaatcaatcaatcaatcaatgtTGATGAAAATTAGTAGAGAAACTTACGGAGCATCACCTCCACCCTCTCTTCGCTTCGTCATCTttccctccccttccccctccccgctCCTCCACT
This window of the Bemisia tabaci chromosome 3, PGI_BMITA_v3 genome carries:
- the Dpm1 gene encoding dolichol-phosphate mannosyltransferase subunit 1 — protein: MSQDKYSILLPTYNECENLPIIIWLIVQTMEKSGFDYEVIVIDDGSPDGTQDAAKQLQKIYGADKIVLKPREKKLGLGTAYIHGMKHASGNFIIIMDADLSHHPKFIPKFIEKQKSEDFDVVSGTRYMGDGGVYGWDFKRKLVSRGANFLSQLLLRPGASDLTGSFRLYKKPVLEKLVSACVSKGYVFQMEMIVRARQLGFSVGEVPITFVDRVYGESKLGGSEIFQFVKALLYLFATT